A single window of Usitatibacter rugosus DNA harbors:
- the ubiG gene encoding bifunctional 2-polyprenyl-6-hydroxyphenol methylase/3-demethylubiquinol 3-O-methyltransferase UbiG, which translates to MVATQTPGPVNADPAELAKFSALAHRWWDPTSEFRPLHEINPLRLAHIEKLAGGLAGKRVLDVGCGGGILAEAMAARGAQVIGIDLAEKPLQVATLHKIETGSSVEYRLVAAEALAEEMPGAFDVVTCMEMLEHVPEPASIVRAVAKLAKPGGHVFFSTINRNPKSFLFAIVGAEYVLNLLPRGTHEYAKFITPSELAAFCRASGLEPNDLTGMTYNPLTKVYALGRDVDVNYLMACRV; encoded by the coding sequence ATGGTGGCAACGCAAACTCCAGGCCCCGTGAACGCGGATCCCGCCGAGCTCGCGAAATTCAGCGCGCTCGCGCATCGCTGGTGGGACCCCACGAGCGAGTTCCGCCCGCTGCACGAGATCAATCCGCTGCGCTTGGCGCACATCGAGAAGCTGGCGGGCGGCCTCGCCGGCAAGCGCGTGCTCGACGTCGGCTGCGGCGGCGGCATCCTCGCCGAAGCGATGGCCGCGCGCGGAGCGCAGGTGATCGGCATCGACCTCGCCGAGAAACCGCTCCAAGTCGCCACGCTCCACAAGATCGAAACCGGCAGCAGCGTCGAATACCGCCTGGTCGCGGCCGAAGCGCTCGCCGAGGAAATGCCCGGCGCCTTCGACGTCGTCACGTGCATGGAGATGCTGGAGCACGTGCCGGAACCGGCGAGCATCGTCCGCGCCGTTGCGAAGCTCGCGAAGCCCGGCGGCCACGTGTTCTTCTCGACCATCAACCGCAACCCGAAGTCGTTCCTCTTCGCGATCGTCGGCGCCGAGTACGTGCTGAACCTGCTGCCGCGCGGCACGCACGAGTACGCCAAGTTCATCACGCCCTCGGAGCTGGCCGCGTTCTGCCGCGCCAGCGGCCTCGAGCCCAACGACCTCACCGGCATGACGTACAACCCGCTCACCAAGGTGTACGCGCTCGGCCGGGACGTCGACGTGAACTACCTGATGGCCTGCCGTGTTTGA
- the gph gene encoding phosphoglycolate phosphatase (PGP is an essential enzyme in the glycolate salvage pathway in higher organisms (photorespiration in plants). Phosphoglycolate results from the oxidase activity of RubisCO in the Calvin cycle when concentrations of carbon dioxide are low relative to oxygen. This enzyme is a member of the Haloacid Dehalogenase (HAD) superfamily of aspartate-nucleophile hydrolase enzymes (PF00702).): MFEAVLFDLDGTLADTAPDMALTVNRMLVSRGQPKVGVEKVRPYVSSGARGMIKAAFGIGTDHPDFPGMRQEFLDLYAENLCVDSVLFPGTNELLHRLEKAGIPWGVVTNKYERLARPVLEGLGVASRARVIVGGDTTPRPKPSPDPLLHAALAMQVAPMRTLYVGDDERDVQAARAAGMKVVVAGYGYLGDGAPPAMWGADAILDSPLAIAAWIGLPAVLHSASQRP; this comes from the coding sequence GTGTTTGAGGCCGTCCTCTTCGATCTCGACGGCACGCTCGCCGACACGGCGCCGGACATGGCGCTCACGGTGAACCGCATGCTCGTCTCTCGCGGCCAGCCGAAAGTGGGCGTCGAGAAGGTGCGGCCGTATGTTTCCTCCGGGGCGCGCGGCATGATCAAGGCCGCCTTCGGCATCGGCACCGATCATCCCGACTTCCCCGGCATGCGGCAGGAATTCCTCGACCTCTACGCCGAGAACCTGTGCGTGGACTCGGTCCTGTTTCCCGGCACCAACGAGCTGCTCCATCGCCTCGAGAAGGCCGGCATTCCCTGGGGCGTGGTCACCAACAAGTACGAGCGGCTGGCGCGTCCCGTGCTGGAAGGCCTCGGTGTCGCGAGCCGTGCTCGCGTGATCGTGGGCGGCGATACGACGCCTCGGCCGAAGCCCTCGCCGGATCCGTTGCTGCATGCCGCGCTGGCCATGCAGGTCGCCCCGATGCGCACGCTTTACGTGGGTGATGACGAGCGCGATGTGCAGGCTGCGCGCGCAGCAGGAATGAAAGTCGTCGTCGCGGGCTACGGCTACCTCGGCGACGGAGCGCCCCCCGCCATGTGGGGCGCGGATGCGATCCTCGATTCGCCGCTCGCGATCGCCGCCTGGATCGGCCTGCCCGCCGTCCTACACAGCGCCTCGCAGCGCCCCTGA